A part of Streptomyces sp. NBC_01451 genomic DNA contains:
- a CDS encoding M24 family metallopeptidase, translating into MAIRTFGPNAVDWEQRVDLERLRRERLARLHQALNRSELGAVLSFDFANIRYMTSTHIGTWAMDKLIRFALLVRGGEPVLWDFGSAARHHQLYNPWLDYSDGKDGPPTGARAGISTLRGAFHPDAGIAEDVARKIATELRAHGLADEPLGVDLAEMPVLMALRAEGIDVVDGQQVFLQARRTKTADEISLLTQACAMVDAAYEELYGYLRPGVRENECVGLVSKVLYDLGSEYVEGVNAISGERCSPHPHVFSDRLIRPGDPAFFDILHSHLGYRTCYYRTFAVGSASGAQRDAYVRCREYMDEAIALVRPGATTADIVQVWPRAAEFGFPDETAAFALQYGHGVGLSIWEKPIFSRLVSLDHPEVLEEGMVFALETYWPAADGWTAARIEEEIVVTADGCEVITKFPAEELLVAGRKYWTVGGELDTRREAQSHLNTPRNGSG; encoded by the coding sequence ATGGCGATCCGCACATTCGGACCCAATGCCGTCGACTGGGAACAGCGCGTCGACCTGGAACGGCTGCGCAGGGAGCGGCTGGCCAGGCTCCACCAGGCCCTCAACCGGTCCGAGCTGGGCGCCGTGCTCAGCTTCGACTTCGCGAACATCCGCTACATGACGTCCACCCACATCGGCACCTGGGCCATGGACAAACTGATCCGCTTCGCGCTGCTGGTGCGCGGCGGCGAACCGGTCCTGTGGGACTTCGGCTCCGCCGCCCGGCACCACCAGCTCTACAACCCCTGGCTCGACTACAGCGACGGCAAGGACGGCCCGCCCACCGGCGCCCGCGCCGGGATCTCCACCCTGCGTGGCGCCTTCCACCCGGACGCGGGCATCGCCGAGGACGTGGCCCGCAAGATCGCCACCGAGCTGCGCGCCCACGGCCTGGCGGACGAACCGCTCGGCGTCGACCTGGCCGAGATGCCGGTCCTGATGGCCCTGCGCGCCGAGGGCATCGACGTCGTCGACGGCCAGCAGGTCTTCCTCCAGGCCCGCCGCACCAAGACCGCGGACGAGATCTCTCTCCTCACCCAGGCCTGCGCGATGGTCGACGCGGCCTACGAGGAGCTGTACGGGTACCTTCGCCCGGGCGTCCGCGAGAACGAGTGCGTCGGACTCGTCAGCAAGGTCCTTTACGACCTCGGCAGCGAGTACGTCGAAGGCGTCAACGCCATCTCCGGGGAACGCTGTTCACCCCATCCGCATGTCTTCAGCGACCGCCTGATCCGCCCGGGCGACCCCGCCTTCTTCGACATCCTGCACAGCCACCTCGGCTACCGCACCTGCTACTACCGCACCTTCGCCGTCGGCAGCGCCTCCGGTGCCCAGCGCGACGCGTACGTCCGCTGCCGGGAGTACATGGACGAGGCCATCGCCCTGGTCCGGCCGGGCGCGACCACCGCCGACATCGTCCAGGTGTGGCCGCGCGCCGCGGAGTTCGGCTTCCCGGACGAGACGGCCGCTTTCGCGCTCCAGTACGGCCACGGGGTCGGTCTGTCGATCTGGGAGAAGCCCATCTTCAGCCGCCTCGTCTCGCTCGACCATCCCGAAGTCCTCGAAGAGGGCATGGTGTTCGCCCTGGAGACCTACTGGCCGGCCGCCGACGGCTGGACGGCGGCACGCATCGAGGAAGAGATCGTCGTCACCGCCGACGGCTGCGAGGTCATCACCAAGTTCCCGGCCGAGGAACTCCTGGTGGCGGGCCGCAAGTACTGGACGGTCGGCGGCGAGCTCGACACCCGGCGCGAGGCCCAGTCCCACCTCAACACCCCGAGGAACGGGAGCGGTTGA
- a CDS encoding thiamine pyrophosphate-dependent dehydrogenase E1 component subunit alpha: protein MATTVTGEELLTLYGQMAVIRRTEKAAHDLFLSGLVKGTTHLAAGHEAIAVGASAALRDDDYVFATYRGHHHALARGATPEECLAELMSRATGLCKAKGGSMHLTKASAGMLGSYAIVGAHLPMAVGAAWSARLRGTDQLAVAFFGDGATNIGAFHEALNLAAVWRLPVLFVCENNLYMEYTAIADVTAVPRPAADRAPAYGIPGEVVDGNDVVLVQEAVQRLARRARAGDGPAVLEAETYRHYGHSRADPATYRPAEEVERWLKHDPLDLARGRLHVLGVPAEAVTAADERATEVVRAAVEAAKAAPAPDPAEALTEVWADGGAAWRT from the coding sequence ATGGCCACCACGGTCACCGGTGAGGAACTCCTCACCCTGTACGGGCAGATGGCAGTCATCCGTCGTACGGAGAAGGCCGCGCACGACCTGTTCCTGTCCGGGCTGGTCAAGGGCACCACCCACCTCGCCGCCGGTCACGAGGCGATCGCCGTCGGCGCGAGTGCCGCGCTGCGCGACGACGACTACGTCTTCGCCACCTACCGGGGCCATCACCACGCCCTCGCGCGCGGCGCCACCCCCGAGGAGTGCCTCGCCGAGCTGATGAGCCGCGCCACCGGGCTCTGCAAGGCCAAGGGCGGCTCCATGCACCTCACCAAGGCGTCCGCCGGCATGCTCGGCTCGTACGCCATCGTCGGCGCCCACCTCCCCATGGCCGTCGGTGCCGCCTGGTCCGCCCGGCTGCGAGGCACCGACCAGCTCGCGGTGGCCTTCTTCGGTGACGGCGCGACCAACATCGGCGCCTTCCACGAGGCGCTCAACCTGGCCGCCGTATGGAGACTGCCCGTGCTGTTCGTCTGCGAGAACAACCTCTACATGGAGTACACGGCGATCGCGGACGTCACCGCGGTGCCCCGGCCGGCCGCCGACCGGGCCCCGGCGTACGGCATTCCGGGCGAGGTCGTCGACGGCAACGACGTGGTGCTGGTTCAGGAGGCCGTGCAGCGGCTCGCACGGCGGGCCCGGGCCGGGGACGGTCCCGCCGTCCTGGAGGCCGAGACCTACCGGCACTACGGGCACAGCCGCGCCGACCCGGCCACCTACCGGCCCGCCGAGGAGGTCGAGCGCTGGCTCAAGCACGACCCGTTGGACCTCGCGCGAGGCCGGCTCCACGTACTGGGCGTGCCGGCGGAGGCGGTCACCGCGGCCGACGAACGGGCAACTGAGGTGGTACGGGCGGCAGTCGAGGCCGCGAAGGCGGCTCCCGCGCCCGATCCGGCCGAGGCGCTGACCGAAGTGTGGGCGGACGGAGGTGCGGCATGGCGGACCTGA
- a CDS encoding sensor histidine kinase → MTSDSPRNCARAFVVALLVMAGIPDLLNASEGGYTIWPYAAVLVLGYAALLWPARRRPQWLTPQLRTGAPAAASLLFTGGSLLLGQEALFGPGETAVLLGLLFVAVRQCPQPWAVVCGILTGAALLGTPVRFYQDDESSLLGFMMVALVLIGVVGGMAAFLRSQDYRRAVAVVETRRSERVAIAADLHDFVAHHVTGILVQTQMARMMATTRPEDLDTVLAGIERAATEALASMRRTVGVLRDTGPDAADRRPVGDLAGIVELADGFASPVQRVRLDRDPTVPDDLPHEVQAAAFRVVQEALTNVRRHAADATEITVRLRYDGRRLEVGVTDDGRGGTQLPAAAHGGGFGLVGLTERVSALGGALRAGPRAGRTEGWEVRALFPAGKA, encoded by the coding sequence ATGACATCGGACTCGCCCCGCAACTGCGCCAGGGCCTTCGTCGTCGCGCTGCTCGTCATGGCGGGGATCCCCGACCTGCTCAACGCGAGCGAGGGCGGCTACACGATCTGGCCCTACGCGGCTGTCCTGGTCCTCGGGTACGCCGCGCTGCTGTGGCCGGCCCGGCGGCGGCCACAGTGGCTCACCCCGCAGCTGCGCACGGGCGCACCGGCCGCCGCCTCGCTGTTGTTCACGGGGGGTTCGCTGCTGCTGGGCCAGGAGGCACTGTTCGGCCCGGGCGAGACAGCGGTCCTGCTGGGTCTGCTGTTCGTCGCGGTACGGCAGTGCCCCCAGCCCTGGGCCGTCGTCTGCGGGATCCTGACCGGCGCCGCGCTGCTCGGCACACCGGTGCGTTTCTACCAGGACGACGAGTCCAGCCTGCTGGGCTTCATGATGGTGGCGCTCGTCCTGATCGGCGTCGTCGGCGGTATGGCCGCGTTCCTGCGCTCGCAGGACTACCGGCGGGCCGTGGCGGTCGTCGAGACCCGGCGGTCGGAACGGGTGGCGATCGCCGCCGACCTGCACGACTTCGTCGCCCACCATGTCACCGGCATCCTCGTCCAGACCCAGATGGCCCGGATGATGGCCACCACCCGGCCGGAGGACCTGGACACGGTCCTCGCGGGCATAGAACGCGCGGCCACGGAAGCCCTGGCGTCGATGCGCCGTACCGTCGGCGTGCTGAGGGACACCGGGCCGGACGCCGCCGACCGCCGGCCGGTCGGTGACCTCGCCGGCATCGTGGAACTGGCGGACGGCTTCGCGAGCCCGGTCCAGCGCGTCCGCCTCGACCGTGACCCCACGGTGCCTGACGACCTCCCGCACGAGGTGCAGGCCGCCGCGTTCCGGGTGGTGCAGGAGGCGCTGACGAACGTACGACGGCACGCTGCCGACGCCACCGAGATCACCGTCCGGCTCCGCTACGACGGACGCCGGCTGGAGGTCGGTGTGACCGACGACGGCCGGGGCGGCACCCAGCTCCCGGCCGCCGCACACGGTGGCGGCTTCGGCCTGGTCGGCCTCACGGAACGCGTCAGCGCCCTGGGCGGGGCCCTGCGCGCGGGACCACGGGCCGGTCGGACGGAGGGATGGGAGGTACGGGCGCTCTTCCCCGCGGGGAAGGCGTGA
- a CDS encoding response regulator transcription factor: MTPAPPSPPIRVLIADDQDMVRTGFRFFLDAQPDITVVAEAADGEEAVALARRERPDVCLLDIRMPKLDGLEATRLLAGPGVTDPMRVVVVTTFDLDEYVYGALRGGACGFLLKDSGPALLAEAVRAAAAGDSLVSPSITVRLLQHITGPQATASRPAAPPPVSAATLREPLTDRELDVVRLAALGHTNAEIASALFVSLSTVKTHLSSVQAKLAARNRVEIAAWAWQNGHARPEA; this comes from the coding sequence ATGACCCCCGCCCCGCCCAGCCCTCCGATCCGCGTCCTCATCGCGGACGACCAGGACATGGTCCGTACCGGCTTCCGCTTCTTCCTGGACGCCCAGCCCGACATCACCGTGGTCGCCGAGGCCGCCGACGGGGAGGAGGCGGTGGCACTGGCCCGCCGGGAGCGTCCGGACGTGTGCCTGCTGGACATCCGGATGCCCAAGCTCGACGGACTGGAGGCGACCCGGCTGCTGGCCGGCCCCGGTGTCACCGACCCGATGCGGGTCGTCGTGGTCACCACCTTCGACCTCGACGAATACGTGTACGGAGCACTGCGCGGCGGCGCCTGCGGGTTCCTGCTCAAGGACTCGGGGCCCGCCCTCCTCGCGGAGGCGGTGCGGGCCGCGGCGGCCGGTGACTCCCTGGTGTCGCCGTCGATCACGGTCCGTCTGCTTCAGCACATCACCGGCCCGCAGGCCACCGCGTCCCGCCCGGCGGCCCCGCCCCCGGTCTCCGCGGCGACGCTCAGGGAACCGCTCACCGACCGGGAACTCGACGTGGTCAGGCTGGCCGCCCTGGGCCACACCAACGCCGAGATCGCCTCCGCGTTGTTCGTCTCCCTCTCCACGGTCAAGACGCACCTGTCGAGCGTGCAGGCGAAGCTGGCCGCGCGGAACCGGGTGGAGATCGCGGCCTGGGCATGGCAGAACGGGCACGCGCGCCCGGAGGCGTGA
- a CDS encoding DUF4333 domain-containing protein, producing the protein MQRKALISVIGGATAAVALAGVGTHLLAGTESTTSLDKYTAVTVDGHRALAANIVAGRAQSKFHPLPWVGTKVSRVSCPTGLKAVAGASITCTGHTGKGKDIDIPVTVVTATKNSVTWKFER; encoded by the coding sequence ATGCAGCGCAAGGCCCTCATCAGCGTGATCGGCGGTGCGACGGCCGCGGTCGCCCTGGCCGGTGTCGGAACCCATCTGCTCGCGGGCACCGAGTCGACGACCTCCTTGGACAAGTACACGGCAGTGACCGTGGACGGTCACCGGGCCCTGGCGGCGAACATCGTCGCGGGCCGCGCCCAGAGCAAGTTCCACCCACTGCCCTGGGTGGGCACGAAGGTCTCCCGGGTGTCCTGCCCGACAGGTCTGAAAGCCGTGGCCGGCGCGAGCATCACGTGCACGGGCCACACCGGCAAGGGCAAGGACATCGACATACCGGTGACGGTGGTCACGGCGACGAAGAACTCCGTGACCTGGAAGTTCGAGCGCTGA
- a CDS encoding NUDIX hydrolase family protein translates to MIETTPGWLAPDELEQSRARMPILYVEAVPVRVDDNGEVTKIGLLLRISSDGTVSRALVSGRVLHHERVRDALLRNLEKDLGPVALPRVPASPQPFTVAEYFPTLGVTPFHDPRQHAVSLAYIVPVAGDCRPRQDALDLVWFSPEEASSPVVQNEMPGGQGMLLKQALAHVGRLS, encoded by the coding sequence ATGATCGAAACCACGCCCGGCTGGCTGGCACCCGACGAGCTCGAACAGTCTCGCGCACGGATGCCGATCCTGTACGTCGAAGCCGTACCGGTGCGCGTCGACGACAACGGCGAAGTCACCAAGATCGGCCTGCTCCTGCGCATCAGCTCGGACGGCACGGTCAGCCGCGCCCTGGTGTCGGGCCGCGTCCTGCACCACGAGCGCGTGCGCGACGCCCTCCTGCGCAACCTGGAGAAGGACCTCGGCCCGGTGGCGCTGCCCCGGGTCCCGGCCTCTCCACAGCCCTTCACCGTCGCGGAGTACTTCCCGACGCTGGGGGTCACCCCGTTCCACGACCCGCGCCAGCACGCGGTGTCCCTCGCCTACATCGTCCCGGTGGCCGGCGACTGCCGCCCCCGCCAGGACGCCCTGGACCTGGTCTGGTTCAGTCCGGAGGAGGCGTCCTCCCCCGTGGTCCAGAACGAGATGCCGGGCGGCCAGGGAATGCTCCTCAAGCAGGCCCTGGCCCATGTCGGCCGCCTGTCCTGA
- a CDS encoding ABC transporter ATP-binding protein, translating into MTKGLRRWLVTVWLCTVLGAIAETSAILLFGDLTDNALQNGSLDAFWTPAVQWLGIAVVGAAIGYAGGSLSVWVSERFVMRLREQVFDHVQKLPPHFFQRHRQGDLLSRLTGDIEAIEQMAVSGLIGTASALFSAVFYAAAAFWLQWDLAAVTFALAPLFWLAARRFSAGVRSVARDGRVADGAVTSVVEESLGNLVLTQAYGREDAERRRLKEEATAWFRASVRSARLNQAYGQLVQVIETVCVLAVIGIGVWEISEGQMTLGRLLAFAALLSYLYPPIRGLAQLGLLVTAATAGAERLIEVLDARPAVSDPAGPARTGTGRPDGSVEVRDVSFRYPGADSTALDALSFTVRPGELVIVTGPSGAGKSTLSKLLLRFYDPDSGAVLLDGTPLTDFPLDRLREYVALLPQETLVLRDTVRANIACGRPGASDHAIEEAARTADAHEFITALPDGYDTRVDPNSARLSGGQLQRLAIARAVLRDAPVLVLDEPTTGLDAIASRRIVEPLRRLMTGRTTIVITHDLDLAPDADRILVIDRGRVVETGRHAELLALGGTYARLHSSRREASAGPAEAFPPSPAHLPYAVAGGPEGYYYGGQAS; encoded by the coding sequence ATGACGAAGGGCCTGCGGCGCTGGCTCGTGACCGTGTGGCTGTGCACGGTTCTCGGCGCGATCGCCGAGACCTCCGCCATCCTGCTCTTCGGCGACCTCACCGACAACGCGCTGCAGAACGGCTCGCTGGACGCCTTCTGGACACCCGCCGTCCAGTGGCTCGGCATCGCCGTGGTGGGAGCGGCCATCGGGTACGCGGGCGGTTCCCTGTCCGTATGGGTGTCGGAGCGGTTCGTGATGCGGCTGCGCGAGCAGGTCTTCGACCATGTGCAGAAACTGCCCCCGCACTTCTTCCAGCGCCACCGTCAGGGCGATCTGCTCTCGCGGCTGACCGGTGACATCGAGGCCATCGAGCAGATGGCCGTCTCCGGCCTCATCGGGACCGCGTCCGCGCTGTTCAGCGCCGTCTTCTACGCGGCGGCCGCGTTCTGGCTGCAGTGGGACCTCGCAGCGGTGACCTTCGCCCTCGCCCCGCTGTTCTGGCTGGCCGCCCGGAGGTTCTCCGCCGGCGTCAGGTCCGTCGCCAGGGACGGCCGCGTGGCCGACGGCGCGGTCACCTCCGTGGTGGAGGAGTCCCTCGGCAATCTCGTCCTCACCCAGGCGTACGGCCGCGAGGACGCCGAGCGGCGCCGGCTGAAGGAGGAGGCCACGGCGTGGTTCCGGGCGTCGGTGCGCTCGGCGCGTCTCAACCAGGCGTACGGACAACTGGTCCAGGTCATCGAGACGGTCTGTGTGCTGGCCGTGATCGGCATCGGCGTCTGGGAGATCTCCGAAGGACAGATGACGCTCGGCCGGCTGCTCGCGTTCGCCGCGCTCCTCAGCTACCTCTACCCGCCCATCCGCGGCCTCGCCCAGCTGGGCCTTCTCGTCACCGCCGCCACGGCCGGCGCGGAACGGCTCATCGAGGTGTTGGACGCCCGGCCTGCCGTCTCCGACCCGGCCGGCCCCGCACGCACCGGGACCGGCCGGCCCGACGGCAGCGTCGAGGTGCGCGATGTCTCCTTCCGCTATCCGGGCGCCGACAGCACAGCGCTCGACGCGCTGTCGTTCACCGTCCGCCCCGGCGAACTGGTGATCGTCACCGGACCGAGCGGCGCCGGCAAGTCCACCCTCTCCAAGCTCCTGCTGCGCTTCTACGACCCCGACTCCGGCGCCGTCCTGCTGGACGGCACCCCGCTGACGGACTTCCCGCTGGACCGCCTGCGCGAGTACGTCGCCCTGCTGCCGCAGGAGACCCTGGTCCTGCGCGACACGGTCCGCGCCAACATCGCCTGCGGCCGGCCCGGTGCCAGCGACCACGCCATCGAGGAGGCGGCCCGCACAGCCGACGCGCACGAGTTCATCACCGCGCTCCCCGACGGGTACGACACCCGGGTCGACCCCAACTCGGCGCGGCTGTCCGGCGGCCAGTTGCAGCGCCTCGCCATCGCCCGGGCCGTACTGCGCGACGCGCCGGTCCTCGTCCTCGACGAGCCCACCACCGGCCTCGACGCGATCGCCTCCCGCCGCATCGTCGAACCGCTGCGGCGCCTGATGACCGGCCGCACCACGATCGTGATCACGCACGACCTGGACCTGGCTCCCGACGCCGACCGCATCCTCGTCATCGACCGGGGCCGCGTCGTCGAGACCGGCCGCCACGCCGAACTCCTCGCCCTGGGCGGCACCTACGCCCGCCTCCACAGCTCCCGGAGGGAGGCCTCAGCCGGTCCGGCCGAGGCGTTCCCGCCCTCGCCCGCGCATCTCCCGTACGCCGTGGCCGGTGGCCCCGAGGGCTACTACTACGGCGGACAGGCGTCCTGA
- a CDS encoding helix-turn-helix domain-containing protein, which produces MPSAAVPPVGARIRQARLERGMGLRALAREIGVSASLVSQIETGKSQPSVSTLYAITTALGISVESLFDASADTVRESPVVAGSTVVHALAAFAADPGRRIGPLVGTGERETIELDSGVVWERLGHVPGTDVDFLLVTYRPGGSSSSGGGLMRHAGTEHGYLTAGELVLTLGFDEHVLRPGDAVCFESTTPHRYRNDSAEPAVGVWFVAGQSVQ; this is translated from the coding sequence GTGCCATCCGCCGCCGTGCCGCCCGTCGGGGCGCGGATCCGGCAGGCGCGCCTCGAACGGGGGATGGGCCTGCGTGCCCTCGCACGCGAGATCGGGGTCTCCGCGAGCCTCGTCTCCCAGATCGAGACCGGCAAGAGCCAGCCGTCCGTCAGCACGCTGTACGCGATCACCACGGCCCTCGGTATCTCCGTCGAGTCGCTCTTCGACGCGTCGGCGGACACCGTGAGGGAATCCCCGGTGGTCGCCGGATCCACGGTGGTGCACGCCCTCGCCGCGTTCGCCGCAGACCCCGGCCGACGGATCGGGCCGCTGGTGGGGACGGGTGAGCGGGAGACGATCGAGCTGGACTCGGGGGTGGTGTGGGAGCGGCTCGGGCATGTCCCGGGTACCGATGTCGACTTCCTGCTGGTGACCTACCGGCCCGGCGGTTCGTCGTCGAGCGGCGGTGGGCTGATGCGGCACGCCGGCACCGAACACGGTTATCTGACCGCCGGTGAACTGGTCCTCACCCTCGGTTTCGACGAGCACGTACTGCGCCCCGGGGACGCGGTGTGCTTCGAGTCGACGACCCCGCACCGGTACCGCAACGACAGCGCGGAACCGGCGGTCGGGGTGTGGTTCGTGGCCGGCCAGAGTGTTCAGTAG
- a CDS encoding ABC transporter ATP-binding protein, with amino-acid sequence MSTVLAGLGLIKKYGSTTALHGVDVKVGVRESLAIMGPSGSGKSTLLHTLAGVVRPDGGEVLLHRERIDNLGENRLSELRRKRFGFVFQFGQLLPELPAEENIALPLMLDGIPRGRAVSLARRWFAPLGLDGLETRRPGQLSGGQAQRVAIARALVVQPDVVFADEPTGALDQVTSEEVILLLTTVTRDQGASLVMVTHDPDVAAHCDRVLQVRDGRITGHHQYTVAP; translated from the coding sequence ATGAGCACCGTCCTGGCCGGTCTCGGCCTCATCAAGAAGTACGGCTCCACCACCGCGCTGCACGGCGTGGACGTGAAGGTCGGCGTCCGCGAGTCACTGGCGATCATGGGTCCGTCGGGTTCCGGGAAATCGACCCTCCTGCACACCCTGGCCGGAGTCGTGCGCCCGGACGGCGGCGAGGTCCTGCTGCACCGCGAACGCATCGACAACCTGGGCGAGAACCGGCTGAGCGAACTGCGGCGCAAGCGGTTCGGATTCGTGTTCCAGTTCGGCCAGTTGCTGCCCGAACTGCCCGCCGAGGAGAACATCGCCCTGCCCCTGATGCTGGACGGCATACCCCGGGGCCGAGCCGTCTCCCTCGCCCGCCGCTGGTTCGCCCCGCTCGGCCTGGACGGTCTGGAGACCCGCCGCCCCGGCCAGTTGTCCGGCGGTCAGGCCCAACGCGTCGCGATAGCCCGCGCGCTGGTCGTCCAGCCCGACGTGGTCTTCGCAGACGAGCCGACGGGCGCGCTGGACCAGGTGACCAGCGAGGAGGTCATCCTGCTGCTGACCACGGTCACCCGCGACCAGGGCGCCTCCCTGGTGATGGTCACGCACGACCCGGACGTCGCCGCCCACTGCGACCGCGTCCTCCAGGTCCGCGACGGGCGGATCACGGGCCACCACCAGTACACCGTCGCGCCCTGA
- a CDS encoding FtsX-like permease family protein, producing the protein MSSPVPQLTWFLARRSGRRGLHSQLLAAGAAAVGSLILLVLTAAYFGSGARAHDTAWRTPAPDRHGTAVQTLGTTYFGDRPVTVVSLAQLPGRKATPAPPGLASFPEPGQVYVSPALADLLHRTPANQLADRFPKVSSYGTIGGAGLAAPEELVAVVGRAASDPAVSAAAEPLGLFGQFGGQTARAVVSGFDGTHVSVFTSADKPAVSIGVAIVAVPVVVLAAAAGRLGAARREQRLAALRLAGATPRQILAMTGLESAVVGAAGALAGALAYCLLLPALAEIPFGIGTWYTGRLWVGLPRLLAVVAFVAGLIAVSAMTTLRQVAISPLGVAQQANPRRTRLVRLVLFAAVLLYIYVTASSGDAGAGRQLAMLLMFYGAFWLFGPWVVDRLGRITARFARRPATLLAARRLSDDPRGSWRTVSGLVLAGFVAGFFTVGNVGIDDYRFPGQVAVPTTSTATARTAMAEARTLLHAAGVRATVTTTDGADDGILFGTPGVVVHVSGSAAQLDTAVTALSGLVPGKLPYTQAYATAENDAFTGRLGELGTAALAVSFLVATASAGLTAAANVLDRRRVYALLRLAGTPLKLLDRARFRETVLPLVVLAGGTTAAGIYAAFQVNKLFGSTISTSGAVTLAVCVTVGALAMFAAIGASRPLLRAVTEDAAQTAD; encoded by the coding sequence ATGTCCTCGCCCGTCCCGCAGTTGACGTGGTTCCTCGCACGCCGCTCCGGCCGCCGCGGCCTGCACAGCCAGTTGCTGGCGGCCGGTGCCGCGGCCGTCGGCTCGCTGATCCTGCTGGTGCTGACGGCCGCCTACTTCGGCAGCGGTGCCCGCGCCCACGACACGGCGTGGCGCACCCCGGCCCCCGACCGGCACGGCACCGCCGTGCAGACGCTCGGGACGACGTATTTCGGCGACCGCCCGGTGACCGTCGTGTCGCTGGCCCAGCTGCCCGGCCGCAAGGCGACTCCGGCGCCCCCGGGGCTGGCCTCGTTCCCGGAGCCGGGGCAGGTGTACGTCTCGCCCGCCCTGGCCGACCTGCTGCACCGGACGCCGGCGAACCAACTCGCCGACCGCTTCCCGAAGGTGTCCTCGTACGGCACCATCGGCGGCGCCGGTCTCGCGGCGCCCGAGGAACTGGTGGCCGTCGTGGGCAGGGCGGCGTCCGACCCGGCGGTCTCCGCCGCGGCCGAACCACTCGGTCTCTTCGGCCAGTTCGGCGGTCAGACCGCACGCGCGGTGGTCTCCGGCTTCGACGGAACCCACGTCAGTGTGTTCACGTCGGCGGACAAACCCGCGGTGTCGATCGGTGTGGCGATAGTCGCCGTCCCCGTGGTCGTGCTCGCCGCGGCGGCCGGACGGCTCGGTGCGGCCCGGCGTGAGCAACGGCTCGCCGCGCTGCGGCTGGCGGGGGCGACACCGCGCCAGATCCTCGCGATGACCGGCCTGGAGTCGGCGGTCGTCGGCGCGGCCGGGGCCCTGGCGGGCGCGCTGGCGTACTGCCTGCTGCTGCCCGCGCTCGCGGAGATCCCGTTCGGCATCGGCACCTGGTACACCGGCCGGCTGTGGGTGGGCCTGCCCCGGCTGCTGGCGGTCGTCGCGTTCGTGGCCGGTCTCATCGCGGTGAGTGCCATGACGACATTGCGCCAGGTGGCGATCTCTCCGCTGGGCGTGGCCCAGCAGGCGAACCCGCGCCGTACACGCCTCGTCCGCCTGGTCCTCTTCGCCGCGGTCCTGCTCTACATCTACGTGACGGCCTCGTCGGGCGACGCCGGCGCCGGCCGGCAACTGGCCATGCTGCTCATGTTCTACGGCGCCTTCTGGCTGTTCGGCCCGTGGGTCGTGGACCGGCTCGGCCGGATCACGGCCCGCTTCGCCCGTCGTCCGGCGACCCTGCTGGCCGCGCGCCGGCTCAGCGACGACCCGCGCGGCTCCTGGCGCACCGTCAGCGGGCTGGTCCTCGCCGGGTTCGTCGCCGGGTTCTTCACCGTGGGCAACGTGGGCATCGACGACTACCGCTTCCCCGGCCAGGTCGCCGTCCCCACCACGAGCACCGCCACGGCCCGCACCGCCATGGCCGAGGCTCGCACGCTGCTCCACGCGGCCGGGGTGAGGGCGACCGTCACCACGACCGACGGCGCCGACGACGGAATACTGTTCGGCACGCCAGGAGTGGTCGTCCACGTCTCCGGCAGCGCCGCACAGCTCGACACGGCGGTCACCGCGCTGTCGGGCCTGGTGCCCGGCAAACTCCCCTACACCCAGGCCTATGCCACCGCCGAGAACGATGCCTTCACCGGTCGGCTCGGCGAGCTCGGCACCGCCGCCCTGGCGGTCAGCTTCCTCGTCGCGACCGCCTCCGCCGGGCTGACCGCTGCCGCCAACGTGCTCGACCGGCGACGCGTCTACGCCCTGCTGCGGCTGGCCGGGACCCCCTTGAAGCTCCTCGACCGGGCCAGGTTCCGTGAGACGGTCCTGCCGCTCGTCGTCCTCGCCGGCGGCACCACCGCCGCCGGAATATACGCCGCCTTCCAGGTCAACAAGTTGTTCGGCAGCACGATCAGCACCTCCGGCGCGGTGACCCTGGCGGTGTGCGTGACCGTCGGCGCGCTGGCCATGTTCGCGGCGATCGGAGCGAGCAGACCCCTGCTGCGGGCGGTCACGGAGGATGCCGCGCAGACGGCCGACTGA